A genomic segment from Capra hircus breed San Clemente chromosome 15, ASM170441v1, whole genome shotgun sequence encodes:
- the CD3E gene encoding T-cell surface glycoprotein CD3 epsilon chain: MQSGNLWQVLGLCLLLVGAWAQDDTEQKPYEVSISGNSVELTCPRDFENGIQWKRNNEKMKGHNEKYLFLDNFSEMENSGYYQCLATEGNTEAAHTLYLKARVCKNCIEVNLLEVATIIVVDICVTLGLLLLVYYWSKSRKAKATPMTRGAGAGGRPRGQNRERPPPVPNPDYEPIRKGQRDLYAGLNQRGV; encoded by the exons ttGGTGCTTGGGCACAAG atgaTACTGAACAGAAAC CATATGAAGTCTCCATCTCTGGAAACTCTGTTGAGCTGACGTGCCCTAGAGATTTTGAAAATGgaatacaatggaaaagaaataatgaaaaaatgaaaggtCATAATGAGAAATACCTGTTCCTGGATAATTTTTCAGAAATGGAGAACAGTGGTTATTATCAGTGCCTCGCAACCGAAGGCAACACAGAGGCGGCACATACGCTGTACCTGAAAGCAAGAG TGTGTAAGAACTGCATAGAGGTGAATCTGTTGGAGGTGGCCACAATCATCGTGGTTGACATCTGTGTCACTCTGGGCTTGCTGCTGCTGGTGTATTACTGGAGCAAGAGCCGAAAGGCCAAGGCCACGCCTATGACGAGAGGAGCGGGTGCTGGCGGCAGGCCCCGGG GACAAAACAGAGAGAGGCCACCCCCTGTACCCAACCCAGACTATGAG CCCATCCGGAAAGGCCAGCGGGACCTGTACGCTGGCTTGAATCAGAGAGGCGTCTGA